From the genome of Halictus rubicundus isolate RS-2024b chromosome 2, iyHalRubi1_principal, whole genome shotgun sequence, one region includes:
- the LOC143365556 gene encoding uncharacterized protein LOC143365556, translated as MSFDPIQGIAGATGVVNGPSTRSRRRVTMFSGRLVAVTWAGEQSRCDEVIVWFFSGGGSRDVERPNAGCYVESCGGVTLAMCESATYNLSRVASATCPPGRKDRKIRSG; from the exons GGTATCGCAGGAGCGACGGGCGTCGTGAACGGCCCCAGCACCAGGAGTCGACGGCGGGTGACGATGTTTTCTGGCCGGCTAGTAGCGGTGACATGGGCAGGAGAACAGAGTCGGTGTGATGAGGTCATCGTATGGTTTTTTAGCGGCGGCGGCAGTCGCGACGTGGAGCGCCCGAACGCCGGCTGCTACGTCGAATCCTGCGGCGGGGTCACGCTTGCCATGTGCGAATCCGCGACCTATAATCTGTCACGAGTCGCGAGTGCAACGTGTCCTCCTGGTCGTAAG GACCGGAAAATCCGATCGGGTTGA